The genome window GGCAGCACCACCTCACCCCATCTGCGGTACGCGGCCATGACCGACGAGGGCGGGCGCGGCCTGTTCCTCGTCGCCCAGCTCACCGAGCGCTGGGGCACCCGCTACACGCCCCGGGGCAAGGTCATCTGGGCCGAGCAGCCGCTGCCCTGAGGAGACGTCCCGCCAGGGGGAGGGCCCACCAGGGGACGGTCCGCCCATCTCCCGCTCTTTACCAGGAACTTGCCCGCCGCACGGGTGACGGCGCGCGCCACCTCTGATAGGAAACCGATAGGAAACCTTCCTAACAGTGCGCGCCCCAAGTTCCCACCCCCCACCTTCACTTGGAGTCCCTGTGGTGCATCTGAACCATGCCCCGGCAGCCACCGCCGGCACCTCGCGTCGCGCCGTCCTCGCCTTCCTGGGCGCCTCGCTGGCGGCCGTCCCGCTCCTCGACGCCCCGCGCGCCGCGGCGGCCCCCGAGGCCGCGAGAGCCGTCGGGCTCGACGACCCCGCGAAGAAGGAGATCGCCATGGAGCTGGTCTCGAGCGCGGAGAACTCCTCCCTCGACTGGAAGGCCCAGTACAAGTACATCGAGGACATCGGCGACGGCCGCGGCTACACCGCCGGCATCATCGGATTCTGCTCCGGCACCGGCGACATGCTGGAGCTCGTCCAGCTCTACACCGACCGCAAGCCCGGCAACGTCCTCGCCAAGTACCTGCCGGCACTGCGCCGGGTGAACGGCAGCGACTCCCACGACGGACTGGACCCGAACTTCCCCAAGGACTGGCGCAAGGCCGCGCAGGACACGGCGTTCCAGCAGGCGCAGAACGACGAACGCGACCGGGTGTACTTCAACCCGGCCGTCCAGCAGGGCAAGGCGGACGGGCTGGGCGTCCTGGGGCAGTTCACGTACTACGACGCCATCGTGATGCACGGCGACGGGGACGACCCGACGAGCTTCCGCAACATCCGCAAGCGGGCCCTGCGCACGGCGAAGCCGCCGGCGCAGGGCGGCGGCGAGGTCGCCTACCTGAACGCCTTCCTGGACGCGCGGGTGTGGGCCATGAAGCAGGAGGCGGCCCACAGCGACACCAGCCGGGTCGACACCGAGCAGCGGGTGTTCCTGCGCAAGGGCAATCTGAACCTCGACCCGCCGCTGGACTGGAAGGTGTACGGCGACAGCTACCACATCGGCTGACGAGCCGTCACCGTCACTCACTCGAGGAGCGAGACGCCGAACGGCCGGAACCCGACCCGGGACCGCACTCCGTCGCGGGCCCACGTCACCTCGACACCGTCGTCGTCGACCGTGACGTCGGCGACCGCCTCCGCCAGGGGCGCCGGGTCGGGTTCCGCGGTGAGACTCGCCAGGCACACGTGCACGGTGGTGCCGCCGGCCCGACCGGTGAGCCGGGGGACCCGGGCCCAGCGGGCGTAGGCGGTGCCGCCGGGCGCGGGCACCGGCTCCGGGTCTTCGTCCCAG of Streptomyces cynarae contains these proteins:
- a CDS encoding chitosanase → MVHLNHAPAATAGTSRRAVLAFLGASLAAVPLLDAPRAAAAPEAARAVGLDDPAKKEIAMELVSSAENSSLDWKAQYKYIEDIGDGRGYTAGIIGFCSGTGDMLELVQLYTDRKPGNVLAKYLPALRRVNGSDSHDGLDPNFPKDWRKAAQDTAFQQAQNDERDRVYFNPAVQQGKADGLGVLGQFTYYDAIVMHGDGDDPTSFRNIRKRALRTAKPPAQGGGEVAYLNAFLDARVWAMKQEAAHSDTSRVDTEQRVFLRKGNLNLDPPLDWKVYGDSYHIG